Sequence from the Flavobacterium sp. TR2 genome:
ACGTGATTTACGTCACTACCACAATATGAATGCAGAAATAATGGACGGAATTGGTCCTGAACCTCCTGTAGGGAAAAGACTTTTAACGCCGCCTCAGGATGAGATTGATGCAATTAATAAAAAAAATGAAGAATGGCAGAAAACAGTAACAGCTTTTAAGGAAAAAGAAGAACAAAAAAAACAAGAGATAGAAGAAAGAGAACAGCAAAAACAGCAGGAAGAGGAAGAAAAACAAAAAGAGACTGAAAAAAATGCCCATGACAATAAATATTATGTAGTACATGGAGCCCAGTGTTGTTGTGATAAGGCAGAAAATCCAAAACAAACAGCAAAATTATTGGTTACTTCTCACAATAAAGTGATATTTAATGGTGGGGAAGGTAAATTTACTGCTACTGAGATTGATAAAACTTTTGACCCCTCGGAAGCAACTTTTGGCAAGTGTACCCTAAAACCATCTTCTGCGGGTAATCAGCCCTGCGCTCTGACTCCCGCACCCAAATGGCAGAAAGTTTATGAAAAAACAAGCATAAAAGGAAATAAAATACTTACAGAGATTTCTACCTTACAATGTACAGTAGGAGGTAAAATAGAAGTCGTAAAGTCGGGGCAGACTGATACGATTATGAAAGAGCACGCCGAGAATACAAACCAAGTAGCTCTTGCGCTTATAAACCCCAGTATAAAAATGCCAGCTTTAGAAACCGCTTACCCGAGCGTTTTGAATATTACATTAAAAAGTATTAAAAGTACACCCAATTTTAAGCCAGTATCATCAAGCGATGCAACAAGAATCGAAAAAGTCACAATACGCCAAAACGAAGAATGCAGTTTTTTGGCAAAAGTAAAAACAGGAAATGTTAACCTTACTTCATGGGTGATTTATGACGGCTTTACAGGAGACAAAGACAAACGGCTATTTGCAGAAGAACAATTGGGAACTAGCTTTAAATATACATTTTTGGTGTTAGGTAAATACCGCATCGAAGGCTACGGTAAACCCAAAAAAGAAGATTTTGAAAGCGGAAAACACAATAAAAACTACCCAGAATGTTCTATTGATATTGAAGTGGTTTTAAATAAATTGGATGGAACGGAGCTCGTACCAATTGACGGCGAAAATTTTGCTAAGATCATTAAAGGCAAAATGAGACTGAGACAAAACTTTCCTGCTAGTTTTAAAGCCAAATTTTTGATCTCTCCTACAGATGAGGAACTCGAAAATTTGAAGATGTATATTACAGATGCTTCGGGAAATATCTTAAAATCAACACGAATTGAGAATACGGTTTCTTTTACGCCCACAAATTCAAAAGCCCAGTACAAAATTACAGCGGTATATAAGCTAGAAAACGGTGAAACACAAACCCAAAGTTTTGCAGGAGAAACAATAGCCAATTCGGTAGCAGAAATAACACATAATGCTGAGGTTATAAGACCTGGTACTCCAATGAATTTTGCTGTAAAAAAGAGTACATTCAGTTTTTATGTGCCAGACGAACAAGAAACAATTTCTAAAGAAGTACAAGCTGTAAAATGGAACTTAAATGGGAGCTTATTAGGAAATGGTACAAGCATAAGCATATCGGGACATGAGCTCATGAACTTGGGCAAATATGTAGTAGAAGCGTATGTTACATTGGCAAATGCCTACGGACAAGATGCAAAACATGAAAATGACGACTGGCATTTCGAGGTAAAAGAAAATGATGTAATTTCTTTTAGCTACAACGGTGTTCCTAAAGTGGGTAAAACTACTTTTTTAGAAGCAGATCAATTAGTATTCCCAGATTTAAATGCAAGCGAAATGGTGGTTTGGGACACTGCAATACCGCATAAAGTTGCAGATAAAAAAACAATCTCGATAAAACCGCTCAAAGCTGGGAGAGAAATTGTAAAATGCCGTATAAACAGACAGCCAGGCAAAACATTAAGTATAGAAGTAAAACAGGCAAAAGTACTGGGAATTCTTTTTACAGACAGCAACGGTATCGAGATCGAAAAATCAAGCTGGAACCAAACAGTAAATATCTGGGTAAAACAAGAACATCTTATAGGTGAAGATCTTGCTATCGAGATTTGGGACAATGATGCCTTTAAAGATGATTACTGCAAAGTGATTACTGTAAAAAAATATGACGGAAACCTTATCCCGCTTGTGTTAGACAGTTATTTAAAAAACAAAGCAGGAAACTGGGGAATGTTATATTTGCAAGTTGGCGCACCGCAGTTAAAACTGGCAAATGAGAATAATATTTTTAAATCTAAAAATCATCTTGAAGTAGAGGACAAACGTGAAATTTACTCTGCCCAAATTGGTACGCAAGACGGTAAAGAAAGACATTATCATGTAGACTACAACCAAGTAAGTTATTTCTACGGCAAATCGAGAGGTATAAAAGCGGGGGAAAAACTAAAAATCACGATTTACGAAAAAAGTAAAATGCTTTTTGATGTTAAAGATGTTACAGTAGATACAAGTGGAAAAATAACAGCAACATTAAAATGGGGCAAAATAAATCAAAAAATACCGTCACGAACTGTTCATGCAGTGGTACAAGACAATGAAAATAAGATTTTGTACGAGGGCAATAAAGTTTTTAACGGAGGAGTGCATATTACAAAAACAAGTGCTTTGCTAGGTTTGGCAGAGTATAAGAGTGCGGTTTTGGTTAAGAAGTCTGAGAGCAGTATTTCTAAAATAAATAATAAAAACTGTGCTTGCGAATGTGAAGCAAGAGTTAGAGCATTTATAAGGATGTTGAGAGTTAAGGAAGGCACTAGAGGAATAAAAGGATACACTATGCTAGTAGGTAATAGTGATTTTGTAAAAGATTATCATAAAGATATGAGTACTCATCCTAATATAGAAATAAGAATTAATAATACCCTTTCGTCTACTGCAGCAGGAGCTTATCAGATTTTGTACGACACCTATAAAGGATTGAATGGATATTATAAGGACGATCAGAAAGTTTGGCATTATGTAGAAAAAAATAATCTTGCAAAATTGTATAATATTTCAAATTTTAATCAGGAATCTCAAGATAAATATTGCGTTGCAATTTTAAAACATAGTTACGAAAGTAATAGAAGAGAAAGTTTTTTTTGGAAAACAGACAAGGTTACAGGTGTAAAAAGTGAAATTGAAGAAAGGAAAAAATTTAGAGGTCTTAAAGGTGATATTGTTCAATTAATCATTGATGGAAACATAGAAAAAGCAGCTTTGATATCTAGTTTATGTTGGGCAAGTTTACCAAATTCCCCTTATGGTCAGCAAGATTCAAAATATACTTTTGCAGATGTAAAGAGAATTTATGATGAATATTTGAAGGAAGAATTAGCACAGAAAAGTGATTTGCACCTTAAAAAAGGTTTTTTAAAAGAATTCAAATATACTTGTTGTAATAAGGTTGAAAATGAAAAATGCCCAGATGATTATTCTCAATGTTTTAATTATGCAGACATTTGGGACAATCCAGAAATAAGTTCGGATAATCATGGTAAAAATAATAATCGATACGGTTTAGGAACAAGAGGACATAAAGGTGTTGATATCCTTTCGGGGCCTAATTATAAAGATGTTCATTCATTATTATGTGGCACAGTTGAAAAAATAGTGACTTCTTTTAGAACAAACGAATATGGATTCAGAAAATTAGGAAACGTTATAAATATTAAATCTAAAGATAAAGATGGTAAAACAGTGTATCTTCTTTATTGCCATTTGGATTCAGTTTATGTAACAGAAGGACAAAAAGTAAAACATGGTCAAAAAATTGCTTTATCAGGTTCAACAGGAAATGCTTCTTTTAGCGGATTGCCCAATGGACAAAGAGGACATGGAATTGAGAGAGAATTTTGGCATTGTCATATAGAAGCTTGTTCTGATGGGGCGAATGCAGTCACTTTTTTTGGAAAAGATAGGTTAAATCCAGAAAATTATATGAAAACTAAATTTGATAATGATGGAAATAAAAGTAATTAGGTTTAAAATTATTTATGTTTTGTGTATCATGCTTTTTGTAATTTCTTGCAAAAGAGATATTCAAAAAAAAGATGAAAATGTTAAAGACAGTATTTTAAATTATTCGCAAGTTGATTTTTTTGCGAAAAAATATTTTAAAGGATATTTTTTAGTTGTTGATGAGTCAAATTTATCTGATCACCCCTTTTTTAGTTATTTAAACTTTAAAAACGAAGGGTATTTTGCAGTACATTTTATTCCCAAAACTAAATCTCTTTTTCTTTTTTGGAAACAAGAGTATTATAAAGATTTTGATTTTAATAATCTTGATTTGAAAGTTGATAGTGAAAAAATTGAAAAGATCTTAAAAAATAATTTTGCAGATTATAATATTTATTGTTATCATATTAAAAAGGAATATTTAGATGTAAAGTATGGATTTAGTGAAGAGAGTATTAATCTTAAAAAAGGGAGTTTTGCGGATATTTACATATATGATCAAAACTTAAAGAAATGGAAATTGCAGAGACATATTACGAGTAATTTTCTTCCAC
This genomic interval carries:
- a CDS encoding PAAR-like protein, whose protein sequence is MNNSIPYLVKKGDTLQSIASDLGIDNPRDLRHYHNMNAEIMDGIGPEPPVGKRLLTPPQDEIDAINKKNEEWQKTVTAFKEKEEQKKQEIEEREQQKQQEEEEKQKETEKNAHDNKYYVVHGAQCCCDKAENPKQTAKLLVTSHNKVIFNGGEGKFTATEIDKTFDPSEATFGKCTLKPSSAGNQPCALTPAPKWQKVYEKTSIKGNKILTEISTLQCTVGGKIEVVKSGQTDTIMKEHAENTNQVALALINPSIKMPALETAYPSVLNITLKSIKSTPNFKPVSSSDATRIEKVTIRQNEECSFLAKVKTGNVNLTSWVIYDGFTGDKDKRLFAEEQLGTSFKYTFLVLGKYRIEGYGKPKKEDFESGKHNKNYPECSIDIEVVLNKLDGTELVPIDGENFAKIIKGKMRLRQNFPASFKAKFLISPTDEELENLKMYITDASGNILKSTRIENTVSFTPTNSKAQYKITAVYKLENGETQTQSFAGETIANSVAEITHNAEVIRPGTPMNFAVKKSTFSFYVPDEQETISKEVQAVKWNLNGSLLGNGTSISISGHELMNLGKYVVEAYVTLANAYGQDAKHENDDWHFEVKENDVISFSYNGVPKVGKTTFLEADQLVFPDLNASEMVVWDTAIPHKVADKKTISIKPLKAGREIVKCRINRQPGKTLSIEVKQAKVLGILFTDSNGIEIEKSSWNQTVNIWVKQEHLIGEDLAIEIWDNDAFKDDYCKVITVKKYDGNLIPLVLDSYLKNKAGNWGMLYLQVGAPQLKLANENNIFKSKNHLEVEDKREIYSAQIGTQDGKERHYHVDYNQVSYFYGKSRGIKAGEKLKITIYEKSKMLFDVKDVTVDTSGKITATLKWGKINQKIPSRTVHAVVQDNENKILYEGNKVFNGGVHITKTSALLGLAEYKSAVLVKKSESSISKINNKNCACECEARVRAFIRMLRVKEGTRGIKGYTMLVGNSDFVKDYHKDMSTHPNIEIRINNTLSSTAAGAYQILYDTYKGLNGYYKDDQKVWHYVEKNNLAKLYNISNFNQESQDKYCVAILKHSYESNRRESFFWKTDKVTGVKSEIEERKKFRGLKGDIVQLIIDGNIEKAALISSLCWASLPNSPYGQQDSKYTFADVKRIYDEYLKEELAQKSDLHLKKGFLKEFKYTCCNKVENEKCPDDYSQCFNYADIWDNPEISSDNHGKNNNRYGLGTRGHKGVDILSGPNYKDVHSLLCGTVEKIVTSFRTNEYGFRKLGNVINIKSKDKDGKTVYLLYCHLDSVYVTEGQKVKHGQKIALSGSTGNASFSGLPNGQRGHGIEREFWHCHIEACSDGANAVTFFGKDRLNPENYMKTKFDNDGNKSN